From the Thermus brockianus genome, the window CGGAAGGCGTTTTCCAAGACCCAGGCGTAGAGGGGGGCATCCTCGGCGTAGGCCCGGAGGAAGGCCTCCTCCGCCCGGTGCTTGGCGAAGTGGGGCAGGAGCTCCTCCACGCTGAAAGGGCCTTCCACGCCCACCAGGTCCGCCTGGCCGATAAGCCTCCCTCCCGTGACGATGCCCAAGGGCCCCCGGTGGCGGGCGTAGCGCTTG encodes:
- a CDS encoding ASCH domain-containing protein; its protein translation is MERPKIGLIVREPYASLIVDGEKTWEIRKRYARHRGPLGIVTGGRLIGQADLVGVEGPFSVEELLPHFAKHRAEEAFLRAYAEDAPLYAWVLENAFRYEKPLWVPRRKGRVMFVDLSEVPW